The region CGAAAGCCAACGCCTCGGGCTGAGCGAAAAAGTTGGACAAGAGAATGTCATGATGCTTGCCAATGGGGTTCAGCGTCTCAATAGGCGCAATAAAGTCGCAAGGCACCAACTTCGTGCCCTGATGAATGAGCTGATAAAAGGCATGCTGCCCATTCGTGCCTGACTGACCCCAGATGACCGGACCCGTCTGATAGTTGACAGCCTCGCCAGTTTTGGTGACAAACTTGCCGTTGGACTCCATATCACCCTGCTGGAAGTAGTCGGCAAACTTGTTCAAATATTGATCATAAGGAAGCAGGGCATGTGACTGTGCGCCGAAAAAGTTGTTGTACCACACACCCAGCACAGCGAGAATCACCGGCAAGTTTTCCTCCAGGGGCGTCTGCAAATAGTGCATGTCCATCGCGTGCGCACCGTCCAGCATCTCCTTGAAGTTGTCATAGCCAATGGACAGCATAATGCTCAGACCGATTGCACACCAGAGACTGTAACGACCGCCAACCCAGTCCCAAAAGCGGAACATGTTTTCCTTGGCGATACCAAACTCCGTCACAGCAGCCTCGTTCGTGCTGAGAGCCACAAAGTGCTTGGAGACATGCGCCTTGTCCTTGGCTATATTTAAGAACCAGTCACGCGCTGTCACGGCGTTGGTGATCGTTTCGATCGTTGTGAAGGTCTTGCTAGCAATGATGAAGAGCGTCGTTTCGGGATCGCAGAGACGAAGTGCTTCGGCCATGTGCGTGCCATCGACGTTGGATACAAAGTGCATCTCAAGATCACGCTTCGAGTATGCGCGCAACGCTTCACAGACCATCACGGGGCCCAGATCCGAACCGCCAATACCGATGTTGACGACCGACTTGATCGGCTTGCCCGTGTATCCCTTCCATTCTCCAGAGCGCACAGAATCCGTAAAAGcatgcatgtgctcgagctcagGCTTGATTTCGTCGACCCCGGGCTCAGAAAGCTTCAGATCGCCTGGCAGGTCGCGAAGCGCCACATGCAATACAGCACGGTCCTCCGTCGTGTTGATGTGCTCACCACGGAACAGGGCATCGCGCTTCTCTGCCACATTCGCTTGTTTGGCAAGATCGATAAGCTTGCCAAAGATCTCTTCATCAATCAGGTTCTTACTGTAGTCCAGCAAAAGCGACACGTCATTACCCGGTGTCGTAAAGTGCTGCGAGAACTTTGCGAAGCGATCCTTGTCCGAACCAAACGCCTCGCGAAGATTGATTTTCCTAGTATCGTAGAGGTGCTTTAGTTCATTCCAGGCAGGCAGCTGTGTCAAACTGGGGGTGGCTGACATGTTGAGGAAGGCTGGCAAAACGAGTCCCGTGCGTCAACTTTTCccgacacgcacgcaccCTGGGTTCAAGTGGAGGCGCCTTGAGCGACGGGGAAGTATGCACATCGAACGCCCAGCGAGCAAATGCTTTCTTTTCAGCATCGTCATGGCGGAACGGCAGAGCAAGTGGGACAGGCCGACAACAGAGTCCAATGCAGCATCTCATGGTACTGTCGCACGTTCCAATGATATTCGACCAGCTGCTAAgatggctgctgctgct is a window of Malassezia restricta chromosome III, complete sequence DNA encoding:
- a CDS encoding glucose-6-phosphate isomerase: MSATPSLTQLPAWNELKHLYDTRKINLREAFGSDKDRFAKFSQHFTTPGNDVSLLLDYSKNLIDEEIFGKLIDLAKQANVAEKRDALFRGEHINTTEDRAVLHVALRDLPGDLKLSEPGVDEIKPELEHMHAFTDSVRSGEWKGYTGKPIKSVVNIGIGGSDLGPVMVCEALRAYSKRDLEMHFVSNVDGTHMAEALRLCDPETTLFIIASKTFTTIETITNAVTARDWFLNIAKDKAHVSKHFVALSTNEAAVTEFGIAKENMFRFWDWVGGRYSLWCAIGLSIMLSIGYDNFKEMLDGAHAMDMHYLQTPLEENLPVILAVLGVWYNNFFGAQSHALLPYDQYLNKFADYFQQGDMESNGKFVTKTGEAVNYQTGPVIWGQSGTNGQHAFYQLIHQGTKLVPCDFIAPIETLNPIGKHHDILLSNFFAQPEALAFGKTEEEVKKDLGDKASNRELLKSKVFVGNRPTNSIMVQKITPKTLGAMITLYEHKIATQGFIWNINSFDQMGVELGKVLAKKILPLLEQHDPSQALSTGHDSSTAGLIHHYLSNRK